From one bacterium Scap17 genomic stretch:
- a CDS encoding diguanylate cyclase produces MSPLHNLAHSERRELANRKTLIMLLAAAVIATYALWRYLVGDFDHILTPVLATMLMAIAAGLNHLDDEQPLPSYLTLIASYLMLALEAPGTYPGMSLWLGLPSVLTLLLLPLAPAMLLNLVLAPLWLWLLGQQEDNFGEILRYLCLLLVASQPFVINSLQAGIMSLTASEETECNAFNARTGQQRLVSEAARARALDQPFSILVVYLPQLDMLGEQFGEDRRVECLAMACNVMQEVSRQGDLLCRSDKSSFWLMLPNTGEAGALIMRERLTAALAAATQPETGSIIARARLVTYKADDTTQKLEQRLLASQLALMDLNE; encoded by the coding sequence ATGTCTCCTCTACACAATCTGGCGCACAGCGAGCGTCGGGAACTCGCCAATCGCAAGACACTGATCATGCTGCTGGCCGCCGCGGTGATCGCCACCTACGCCCTGTGGCGCTACCTGGTGGGCGATTTCGATCATATCCTGACGCCGGTGCTGGCCACCATGCTGATGGCGATTGCCGCCGGCCTCAATCACCTCGATGATGAGCAGCCGCTGCCTTCCTACCTGACGCTGATCGCCAGCTATCTGATGCTGGCACTCGAGGCGCCGGGCACCTATCCGGGCATGTCGCTGTGGCTGGGGCTGCCCAGCGTGCTGACGCTGCTGCTGCTGCCCCTGGCACCGGCGATGTTGCTCAATCTTGTGCTGGCACCGCTGTGGCTATGGCTATTGGGTCAGCAGGAAGACAACTTCGGCGAGATACTGCGTTACCTGTGTCTGCTGCTGGTGGCCAGCCAGCCGTTCGTCATCAACAGCCTGCAGGCGGGGATCATGAGCCTGACCGCCAGCGAGGAAACCGAGTGCAACGCCTTCAACGCCCGCACCGGCCAGCAACGCCTAGTCAGTGAGGCGGCGCGTGCGCGGGCGCTGGACCAACCGTTCAGCATTCTGGTCGTCTATCTGCCGCAACTGGACATGCTCGGCGAGCAGTTCGGCGAGGACAGGCGCGTCGAATGCCTGGCGATGGCCTGCAACGTGATGCAGGAGGTCTCGCGCCAGGGCGACCTGCTGTGCCGCAGCGACAAGTCCTCCTTCTGGCTGATGCTGCCCAATACCGGCGAGGCGGGAGCACTGATCATGCGCGAGCGCCTGACCGCGGCGCTGGCAGCGGCCACGCAGCCGGAAACCGGCTCCATCATTGCCCGCGCGCGCCTGGTGACGTACAAGGCCGATGACACCACCCAGAAACTCGAGCAACGCCTGCTGGCCAGCCAGCTTGCCCTGATGGATCTCAATGAATGA
- a CDS encoding glutamate-5-semialdehyde dehydrogenase: MSEQGKHDTTDVVAYMNRLGHAARAASVVMRRVDSGIKNRALQTMARLIDERREALAEANAEDLTRARANGLSEAMVDRLALTPARIDAMIEGLEQVAALPDPVGEVDGLRSRPSGIQVGHMRVPLGVIGIIFESRPNVTIEAASLCLKSGNACILRGGSEAASSNRALSEIISEALVLSELPATAVQVVATTDRAAVGELIAMPEFVDVIIPRGGKSLISRISRDARVPVIKHLDGICHVYIDATADLAMAVRIAENAKTHRYGTCNTMETLLVDAPVAAEVLPRIAERLAVHEVEIRGCERTCEVLPQAMVASAEDWDTEYLAPILAIRVVEGVDEAMSHIERHSSGHTEAIITENYALARRFMAEVDSSSVMVNASTRFADGFEYGLGAEIGISTDKLHARGPVGLEGLTTRKYIVFGDGQIRQ; the protein is encoded by the coding sequence ATGAGTGAGCAGGGCAAGCACGACACCACGGACGTCGTGGCGTACATGAATCGTCTGGGGCACGCAGCGCGCGCGGCAAGCGTCGTGATGCGTCGCGTCGACAGCGGCATCAAGAATCGTGCTCTGCAGACCATGGCGCGTCTGATCGATGAGCGTCGCGAGGCACTGGCAGAGGCCAATGCCGAGGACCTGACGCGTGCACGCGCCAATGGGCTCTCGGAGGCGATGGTCGATCGTCTCGCGCTGACGCCTGCGCGTATCGACGCCATGATCGAAGGGCTCGAGCAGGTCGCGGCGCTGCCGGACCCGGTCGGCGAGGTCGATGGTCTGCGCTCGCGTCCGAGCGGCATTCAGGTCGGCCACATGCGCGTGCCGCTGGGCGTGATCGGCATCATCTTCGAGTCACGCCCCAACGTGACCATCGAGGCGGCCAGCCTGTGCCTGAAGTCCGGCAATGCCTGCATTCTGCGCGGTGGCTCCGAGGCCGCGTCCAGCAACCGTGCGTTGAGCGAGATCATCAGCGAGGCGTTGGTGCTCTCCGAGCTGCCGGCCACGGCAGTGCAGGTCGTCGCCACCACGGACCGAGCCGCGGTCGGCGAGCTGATCGCGATGCCGGAATTCGTCGATGTGATCATCCCGCGTGGTGGCAAGAGCCTCATCTCGCGTATCTCGCGTGATGCGCGCGTGCCGGTCATCAAGCACCTCGATGGCATCTGCCACGTCTATATCGATGCCACGGCTGACCTGGCGATGGCGGTCCGGATCGCCGAGAACGCCAAGACCCATCGCTACGGCACCTGCAACACCATGGAGACCCTGCTGGTCGATGCGCCGGTTGCCGCCGAGGTCCTGCCGCGTATTGCCGAGCGTCTGGCGGTACATGAGGTCGAGATTCGCGGTTGCGAGCGTACCTGTGAAGTGCTGCCGCAGGCCATGGTTGCCAGTGCAGAAGACTGGGACACCGAATATCTCGCGCCGATTCTGGCGATTCGCGTCGTGGAAGGCGTCGATGAGGCGATGTCGCATATCGAGCGTCACAGCTCCGGGCACACCGAGGCCATCATCACCGAGAACTATGCGCTGGCGCGCCGCTTCATGGCGGAGGTCGATTCCAGCTCGGTGATGGTCAACGCCTCCACCCGCTTCGCCGATGGCTTCGAATATGGCCTGGGTGCCGAGATCGGCATCTCCACCGACAAGCTGCATGCGCGTGGCCCGGTCGGGCTTGAGGGCCTGACGACCCGCAAGTACA